From Panthera uncia isolate 11264 unplaced genomic scaffold, Puncia_PCG_1.0 HiC_scaffold_236, whole genome shotgun sequence:
AATATAGTAgtaactatattttcttttcacccACTGTATTTTAGAGATCCTTCCATGTCCATACAAATACACATACCTTGGTTTTAAAAGGCAGCATGTTATTCCAGTGTATCAGTTGCATAGCTGACTTACAACTGAACTAGTTTCTGCATaatagacacttaggttatttccattttcttttgagagtgagCTAGAGCACAcatgtgggcaggggagaggcagagacagagaatcttaagcaggctccatgctcagtgccaagcctgatgccaggctcagtcccacaaccctgatatcatggcctgagccaaaatcaagagttggacgctcaaaggACTGGGTCATCCAAGCAcccttttttccataattttctatCACATTAAATAAtgtagttaacatttttttccattcaacgTTGTGCCTTTATGAACCGTACCATTTCGAAAACTTCATGTGGATTGCTGGGTCCAAGAGTATAAACAATGAAGCTGTGGTAACAATGGGctaattaccttccaaagagGCTGTAATACCAGCAGTACACCATTATCCCAATCCCTCCAAACATTATATATTAAACACCTTCATCGTTGTCAGTCTGGTAGGAGAAATATTTTGCATGTCTTCACTTAGGAGTAAAGGTGAATGTATCCCCCTATCTTTTCATcaattatatttgttttcctgtgaTCCAGTCTCTTTAATGAACTCTTCCTAGAGGGTCCcccccctttgcccatttttctgctttttttatattgatttatatttagattttaaaaattggtactTTATCATATGTGTTGCAAACATTTAGTGTAAGTCCACCATATCTTTCGACTTTGTAATAACTTTTAGCATAcaggagttttatattttatgtagtcAAGcatctatcttttcctttttggattcTGGTTTCTACATGATTCATATTTTCAACTGATTTTTcaggactgaaaagaaaaagaggaagaaagaaacgcCTCTCAACAGGCGTTCCTGTACAGGTAATTTGACTTCATTTTATTATAGCTTTCAGTTTCTTTACACAAAATCCTTGTTTTAACAGTTCTAAAACAGTTCTAAACAGAAGTTCTACATATCAGGTGATATGGTACCAGAAACATAAGGtgaatgtaaaagaaaagttGGCTGTGTCTTGGGTATCCTAGCACATGACCTGCAGGAGGTGACAGGTCCCATGGCTCCTGTAACACAGGCCCTGGGACCACATCAGTGAGAGTGTCTAAGTGCACCGTGCACTTATGGTCTTAATGTGGGCAAGGTGCAGCAAAGCATCCTTACCTAGCCAAGTATTTCTCAGTTGCACGATCCACACTTGACCTAACTTATAACTCATAATTTTCTGCATTACTATTATGTATAAAGTGTATGAAGTATTTTGGGAACTTGAAAGTTTATGTATCAGCTCATATGAGCTAAATGAATATGAGCTAGCAACCTTTCACCTCTTGTTGTTTATACAACAGGAACTAGTCACAACTCTTGATGTTTTgttatacaaaaatacatttgatgTTTACAACTAAACTATCAATGAATATGGGGCATGATTTTCACCATGGGCATATTGATGAATTACATGCAACAAAacattggttttcattttacGCAACATTAAATGCCAACAGTAAGTGTAATcttgattcttctctccctctagccATCTGAAACAATGACACTCAATAGATTCAtacaagaaatgaaggaagaggaCAGCAGACACACAGGTTTGCTATAAATTTTGTAACAAATATGACTTACAATACTTATAACAATGAagactcatttttttcaaaattggtaTCCCACTTTATTCTTCTGGACTTGTGGTAATTGTTAGAATAGGAACCTTTTATCGTAGCTGTCCACTCTGTCATAAGGCCAGCAGATCAAAGTAATCTTAGGTAGGGATGGTCCATTGTTCTTAGTACAAAGAAAGGATATACTTCCTGATCTAGAAGCCAGGGTTACCTGAGCTCAGAATCCAGTGACACGCTGCCCCTTGCACTGTACCCTCCACTCCCCCCAGGAAGCTAAAGCCAGTAATTACAGGTTCCTGTCAAGGAAACATAGACATTCCATCATGACAGGAGGCTATCAAAGATTTGaaactaaattttagaaaatcctCTTGATTCATAGAATTAGTTGTAACATTCATTGTTTCagctagggaaaaaaatgaggtatggtgaaaattacaattaaaagacaaaggtgCTGTATTTATTATCTTACTAATTGTGCTCCTCCATCACTAGGCAAGGTCTGCAGAAGTGACCACATAGGGATTGATGATAGCAGCCCTGAGACTATTTCcttctaaaatgtgtttcttatttttagatgCAATTAGATCAAGTGTGAAAACTGATTTTCTTAAGAAATGTAAGAAAGTGGGGCTTCTTGatgatttatttgaagaaatattagaCAAACTTCATTTGATTCAAGAAAGACTCATGGATGAGACTGCTTCCGAATCAGGTATTGAAATAGCAACATTTCTACATGTAGAGGCTTCCCACAAACCTacctgtaaaacaaaacaaaaagtgcaccttttccttctgtgtggtttctttttctttgccttatcTCATTCTTTGATACAATTCAATGCTTCAGATCTCTAGAGATCCTGTTTATAATAAATCAGTAGGATGTGGGTAATTCAGAAACTTAATGCAGTCAAAAGCACCCTGATGCCCTGAAAGTTTCGATATACTTTCCAGAAGTGCGTAGCTGAGAGtgaccccccaccgccccgccaaGCCCCGCCAACGGGATAGGTATGTTCAGAACCACACGCAGTCATACAGCCAACAACTTGTTGCCAACATCTGAAAATGGCATTTAGTTTTGATTTGACTCAAATTCTATTCCTTACATCTCTGTTTATAATGTTAACTCAAAATTCACTGAAGGAAAAGTAAGGCTTTGATGTTTCATTTAGTTAGATGTGACCTTTTGTAAAAAAGCTGTCTGGGAAGCCAAAGTTCCATTTATATACGCAGTGTATAGCCACTTTGCCTTCTTAGAACCTACGCCGTGAGCTTCTAAACTTCATGACAAATGGAGTTATCTTACAAGGAAAAGCTCGACAAGTCTAGACTCTAGGCAACAATGTAAAGTATATGATTATCTGAGAGGGATTATTTTCAACACGACAAAATCAAAAAGTGAAATTATGAAGACATTTCCAAAAGGTCACTCAtgacattctttcattcatttctttactttAGACCAAGCACTTCTCAAACTTGAACTTGCCTCTCAGAATCCCTgcagggcttgttaaaacacgtACCTGGGCCTCACCCAGCCacgaatttgcatttctaacacgtCCCCAGGGGATACTGCTGCTTCAGCAGTCTGTTTCTGACAGATACCACAGTTCCCCGTGCTTGGCTGCTCTGGTTACTTTTCCTTATTTGGGGTTACTTTGTAAGGTGTTTCTgcctacataaattatttaaattaaaactgaaaatgtttttctccctACAGACTATGAAGAAATTGGGACTTCACTTTTTGACAGTAGATTGTTTGAAGACACATTTGTAAATTTTCAAACAGGTACGTGAGTTATAACTGAGCAGCAcagtttgtaaatatatatattaaagtaataCACTACTATGCAGCAGATAAAAATCCTATTTCAGAAGAATTTTGtcttattaaatgaaaaagcCCATTGCAAAGCATTATGacccctcactcacacacacaacagaaaaaGTGCACCCAAATGGAAACCATCGTTCTCTGTAAGTGGCTGGACAGTCCCACATCACATTTTCCACATATACACAGTATCTTAGTAATCAGTAAAAACTCcattttttgtttctacttttttaaatgattgcaaAATGGGAGGTATTCGGTCCCCTTATTCAGGACTCAGCAGGAACTGGTGAGGCAGCAAGGCTGTGATAAACTCCATGGCTGCTTGACTCCCTCCCTGGACTTAATGTGTACAAATTTTAATTCTCTTGGTATTAATCTTCAAATCTAACTAGGGAAGGAGGGttgtaattcatttattctcaagttttaagaaaaaaagatgagcaagaaaaaagtcaagaaacttttgaaaaagaagaaagcctggagggggcagagacTTAAATGGTTGCTATTTTACAGAAAGGttttattgaatcattatattgtatacctgaaactgatacGACATTGTATGTTAATAATACATCAACCATTTACTGAGTAGGTCCTTGTACCATTAACATGCTTTCAAAACTGACTAAATTTCCACTTACTGATGAGTCTGATCAACCTCTCTCTCAAGCTGCCCCACACAGCTGGACAGGCTGGGCACTGCACATCCTGGCCAGAGTGGGAGACACACATTCGCACAGAATTTGGTGTAAATAGCTCCCCCTAAAGTTGTACACTGTGCCCTACACTCCATTCAAATtctgtattacatttttaatcagaaaaaccGGCATATCCTTTAATAGTCTCTTGAGAATGCATACTGCTAATGTGAGTatccatatgttttttaaagcagcctttaaaaaaaatttttaagcctaATTTTGTAGGAGACTTTCATACAAAAGTTACATTTCTAGCACCTGTCACTACTTGCATAGGTTGAGAGTATACACATTACAGTGTAGTATTTGGGAGGTGTGGGGCACCAAGAGGAGGCGTTATTTGGAATTGCATTAGAACTTAAAAGGCCTAACTTTTGACATCTCATCTTGCTTAATTTAGCCTAATGTTCAAGGAAGTTAACTACAGATATTCTAGAGAAAGATTATGTATGTGTGCGTTTTAATATTCTTCAACTTCTAAGTTTTCAAAAAATGACATTGTCACTGAGTAATATTGTTATTTACAGAGCCTGTTTCCACAATAAAAGCCTTCCTATTCCTAAAATCAAAAGCTTttacataacattaaaaattggatgcaattttataaatgatttgcCCTTAACCTTGCTATTctacacacatgctctctccaCTTAACAGATATAGTGTAGCATGAAGATAATACAGTCTCTGCTTTTGAGTTCTCAAAGATATACAATAGGGAGTCAAGCTCTAAAGATGTACTGACCAGCTGTATGTGGTAAATACTAGAATTCTATCCTgaattagaagaggaagaaaaggcataTAAGAACCAGGCCCTCTGCACAGCACTGTGCACTACTGTGCACTTGCATGTAAAAGGGGCAAGAAATAGTCCATTGTTTATAAAACTACCAACctgaaatcatttcatttcttatcaCAGCAATAGAGAATAAAATTGATCAATGTGAAGAAAGGCAGAAGCAACTGAAGGAAGAGATTGAAGGACTTcaggacttaaaaaaaaccttgcGGTCTCTTCAAGAAGATAGAGAACTTAGGTCAAGTTCTACTTCAGTATCTTCCGGGTCTTCTAAGGATTACTATTTCCTGGGCCAGGAATGAGGCTCAGCTGCAAGCAGGCTGCGAACGGAAGATCTAACCTGTGGAAGCCACACATCTTTAGACCCACGCCTCTCAGGTCTCTCTGGTCCTCAAACTTCAATCCTCATCAACTCTTACCTGTTCCTACATTTCATGCCTGACTGGGTATTTACTGCCTCCCTCTTATCATCTCACTTCTGTTCTCCAACAAAATGTTTCTCAGATTCTACTTGAGTAAATTAGATTATACCTCCCATCTttcccaccctctgccctgaAAGTCCGATGGTGGCTTCATGCTGGTGCATTGCCTCCCATGCTTCCCCCACTCCAGTGATCTAAGTTGACTTCAATAACATACAAGATGCTCCTGGAAGTAAAGGCTCCCCCCAGGGCCTTTGCTTGTCCTGCTGTGAAGCCTTAACTATTAACtactctgtttcctttctctgcctgttcTGCCTGCAGATCTCATTACACCAGTTCTACCCCTTCTTCCCTCTGAGATCACTTCCCAAGGTAACCCATTGTATCTTACATCCCACCATTAGGGTATAAATTCTGAGGGCAAAATCTCACTATTCCTGTGATTTGCTCTCAACACATTCCCAGCACCtatgatgctcaataaatgcataaactGTTATTATCCTTTGAGACTAGTTCCAGCTCATAATGACTCAGATAAagtaaatttgaatattttactcCACTTATACCAAATTTACCTGTCATCACAaagtctgctttttatttttgggttttttaagtttgtttatttgagagagtgcgcgtgcaagggaggggcagagaaagaatgagacagaatctctagcaagctccacgctgtcagcacagagccagaagtggagctcacactcacgaaccgtgagatcatgacctgagccaaaatcaagaatcagacgcttcactgacagTCACACAGGTGACCCGACAaagtctgctttttaaatttctttttggctGCAGTCACTACATGGGGGtatatcatctttaaaataagtatttcaatttaaaatgacCACAAAAGAACATCAGCGGGAATACACAAGAATGAAAAACAATCACTAAGACTTTTCTCTGACAAAACAATTTGGATTGTTATGCACCAAATCTGATCCCTGAAAACCTgacattcatatttctttttaccaCACTACTCTGATACACAATAATGCCACATTGCAAAATGAGTTTGATCCAAGTCCCCAGCATGGTGTCTCACACGTTTTAAGTACTCAAAAAATATCCACTGAATGAAGAATAGGATATAGGTGAAAAGTACATGTCCATTCCTGTTTTAAGGGCAACCCTAGCTGAATTCATAATTACCTGAGTGACATGTCAAAATCTAAATCTAGTGGCTTTTAAATTcagctgcacatcagaatcacccaagCATTTAAGAAACTACAGGAGGGAGTCAAGGAAGATAGCAGATTAGGaaagatcctgagctcacctcccaGGGACACACCAAGGCAACAAGCATATGTACCACAACTCTCTGtgaaaacaacctgaagactggcagaacaggtCTTCCACCGATAGACCTAAAGGGTAGGAGGAGGGGTgcttgcctggctcagtcagttaagtgtctgactcttgatttgcgctcaggtcaagatctcacagttcctaagttcaagccccgtgtcgggctccacattgacagtatggagcctgcttgggattctcactctcctctctctgtccctcccctgctcgcatacacacacacactctcagaataaatcaataagaattaaagaaaaaaggggaagagggggagagacacagtCAGTAGCCACACCCCTGGTATGACTACCCACTAAATAGTAGAGACATCTTAGGCACAAAGGAGCAGGGGTCCCAGGCCCTAAATTGGGCACCCCCCACCCTGGGGATCCACACTGTAAAGGCAGGTTCCTCTTTGAAAATCAGCAGGGCTGAATtctgggagcttttaaaaaccaATGGGGCTTAACTtggggagagccagagagctATACGAAATGGAGTCTCTGCCCTTAAATGGCCAGCACACTGAATGACGACCTAAGACACTGCACAATTCAGTGGTCTGGAAAATGCCTGGGATACAGCTAACGATTTAGTGACTGACTTTAGGATAtgtgccagaggggcagggatctgCAGAATTCGTTTGTTCTCCAGGAACAGAAGTGTTTGCTGGtgttttccttgccttccccAGCCCTAGACAGCCAGAGGCTTTCAGGAGTCAGTTCTGACACTCTCCGTCTACCTTGCCATCACCATGTACCCTGCCCCTACGTTCTCCTGAGGAACCTATCCATCCAACCCATCTgccccacacacacctgcactGCCACATCCAGCAGTGTGTTGTTCACTTACATAACTAGTAAAAATTGGCCAAGgggtacacaaaataaaaacatgtgaaaTAGGACATCATGTACATAAAACACGGAAGAGGCAGTAAAAATTTAGCGCCGTTGTGTGTCTGAACTGACCATCAACTCAGTATAGACTGCTAAACACATGGGATGTTACATGAGAACCCCCTggggtaaccacaaatcaaaaacctataataaatacacaaaaaatagatTGGAATCCAAGCAtgacactaaagaaagtcatcaaaccacatgggaaaagagcaagagaagaagaaagaaacagaactacaaaaacaactagagaacaattaacaaaatgccAAGGAGTACATACCCAccaataattaaatgtaaatagactaaatgctccaatcaaaagagtgaatgaatggataaaaaaaaaaaacaaaaaaacaaaaaacaagacccatctatatgctgcctacaagagactcacttcagacctaaagacacatacagactgaaggtgaagggatgaaaaaatatttatcttgcaaatgaaagtaaaaaggctggggtagcaatactcatataagcagggaagggaccgagacagagggagagagagaatcccaagcaagctccacactcagtatggagcccagtgcggggatcaatctcacaacagtgacatcatgatgtgagccaaaatcaagagctggatccTTAAGTgacagccacccaagtgctccaccAAGCCAcctcagataaaatagactttaaagcaaagactgtcaCAAGAGACAAAAAGGTCATTACATAAGGATAAAGGGATCACTCTCgtaagaggatataacaattttaagtatttatatacCTAACATAAAAACACctgaatatataaagcaaatactaacagacataaaggaaaaagTTGACTGCAATACATAactgtaggggactttaacaccccacctaGACCAATGGATACCTTGCTCActgagacagaaaatcagtaaggaaacagtggctctgaatgatacatgagaccagatggacttaacagacatatacataaCATTCCATTTAAAACTGCAGAATACAtattccagtgcacatggaacattttccaggacaGAGCACATGACAGGTCACAAAAAAGCTTTCATAAATTTaataagactgaaatcatatcaagtgaAGTTATCAAGTGAAATTATACCAAGGATGTATCACAAATTATATCCAACCATACGagactagaaatcaattacaagacaagtggaagaaacacaaacatgtggcagctaaataacatgttactaaacaaggtatcaacaaaaaaaatcaaagagaaaatatacctggaggcaaatgaaaatggaaacatggcaatccaaaatctttgggacacagaaaaagcagttctaagagggaagtttatagcaatataggtctacctcaagaaacaaggaaaatcaaCAATTTAACTTTACACATAATggaactagaaaaaggagaacaaagccaaaacttagcagaaggaagaaaataataaagatcagagaagaaataaatgaaatagagacaaaaaaaaaaaaaaaaaagaaaagttcaatgagactaagagctggttctttgaaaagacaaaccaaactgataaacttttagccagactcatcaagaaaaaaagaagactcaacacacctgtcagaatggctcacattaacaactcaagtaacaacagatattggcgaggatgtggagaaagaggacctcttttgcaTCATTGGTGGGAacacaagctggtgcagccactctggaaaacagtatggaggttcctcaaaaaattaaaaatagaactaccctattacccagcaactgcactactaggtatttatccaagggatacagctatgctgtttcgaaggggatacaggcaccccaatgtttatagcagcattgttgacaatagccaaaatacagaaagagcccaaatgtccatcaatggatgaatggataaagaagatgtggtgtatatatacagtggagtattacttggccatcaaaaagaatgaaatcttgccatttgcaattatgtagatggaactagaggtattatgctaagcgaagtaagtcagagtaagacaaagtATGACTACACTTATATAAACAATctaaaaaacaatgaacaaacaacagaaaagagaaacaaactcaTTAATATAGGATGactgccagagaggagggggacagggagacaggCAAAATAGGTGACaaggattaagaggtataaacttccagttataaaataattatggggATGAAGAGTACAGTCAATAGTACTGTATTAACCATGTGATAAGGGATGGTAAATACACTTACCATGgtaagcatttcataatgtacataATTATCAAATTACCTACTGAAAACCTGatatatgccaattatacttcaatttttaatttttttaatatttattcatttttgagagacagagacagagcatgagtgggagaggggcagagggagagggagacacagaatccgaagcaggctccaggcactgagctgtcagcacagagcctgacatgggccccaaactcacagaccatgagatcatgacttgagccaaagtcagatgctcaaccgaaccacccaggcgccccaactatgcttcaattttcaaaaccattgaactgtacacttaaaaatggttacaagggggcacctggttggctcagtcagttgagcatctgactcttgatttcagcttaggtcatgatcccaggttgtgggatcaGAGCCGGTATCTGGCTCCATGatgaatgtggaacctgcttgagattctctctctttccctctgtccctctccttgaacgtgctctaaaataaaaaatggttaaaatggtaaattcatttatgttttaccacaataaataagaattctgaatataaaaaaaaactacagaagacTCCGTCCAGATGCACTGAACGAAGACTTCTCCTGGTCCAGGTGACGACTGTAACTTCCTCTCCTGCTATTATATCCCATAGCAAAGCTTATCTGAGTTTTGATGTCATGATCTTTACTTAAGAGAAAACCTTTGTCCCCCACTTTACCTTCAAATTTAATCTGTCATTCCTACCATGGGAGGCAACTTGGCACAAGGGAGCAACATGTGTTTGACAGTCACTAAGTAAGCAAATATTAGGCAAACTATTAAACCTGGGTTTGTACTTGTGCTATGTCATTCACTACCGAAAAACTTCAATCAAATTACTTAATCTATCTGAGCTTAACTCTACCTACCTTATGCCTTACGGTACAAAACGTGGacactaaagaagaaaatatgtgaagCATAGGGCATAATGTCTGGCACCATGGGAAACAAAtgttctcaaacacacacacacacacacacacacacacacacacacacacacagacacacacacacaccctctccttGCCCACGTTTCCTCCTAATGGGCCCTGGCTTATGTTCTCCATTCTAACCAAACTTGCTAATGGTAAGTTCTGGAAGGCTTATCAGCCACCACCTCTAAGCCTTTGCTTATGCCACTTACCTGCTGTTTTGGAATGAGTGAGAAGGACATTATCTTCAGAGCATCTATTTCTCATAATAAGCTATCAAGTTTTCTCGCACCACCTATTGTGaaaaattgtttataaatatgtttttacatTAATTCCTcaacttctctctcccctctcctaaTAACTTACACGCTCCTTGAGGATAGGGACTGTCCTTCCCTTCATTTATAGGTACAAGGATCCAGATGCATTTTTCTGCTGTGACAGTTCAATCGTATTATCTTTCAGTAGGAATaaaaccaaaagattttttttttaatttttttcttaatgtttatttttgagagagagagagagagacagagagagagagagacagagacagagacagaatgtgagtgggttaggggcagagagagagggagacacagaatccgaagcaggctccaggctccgagctgtcagcacagagcctgacgcggggctcaaactcacaagctgtgagatcatgacctgagccgaagtcggatgctcaaccgactgagccacccaggtgccccaaaaccaaaAGATTTCTATGGGAGTAGGGGATACAACTGAGAAACAGGTGACCTGTTCACTGTGGTACCTGTTTTCAGCCTGATACCTGCTAAGAATCATAgtaccagtttttttttaatgctggaaaAATACATAGAACATGAAATTTATCAAGCTAACCACCTTTACGTGTGCAGTTCAGTGCATTACATACATTCAACACTGTTGTGttgtcaccaccaccatccatctccataattctttttttttttttttaaacgtttatttatttttgagacagagagagacagagcatgaatgggggtcagagagagggagacacagaatccgaaacaggctccaggctctgagctgtcagcacagggcccgacgtggggctcgaacccacggaccgtgagatcatgacctgagccgaagtcggccgctcaaccgactgagccacccaggcgcccctccataattctttatattttgcaaaactgaaactgtatCCATTAAACATTAGCTCCTAagtcctctctcccacctccaacCTCTGGCAACTAGCATtctgctttctatctctgtgaatttgattatGTTAGTTACCTTGTGTGGGtgggatcatgcagtatttgtccttctgtgactggcatATTTTACCCAGCATAATGTCCTTGGGGTTCATCCAGGTTGCAGCATGTGTTAGAAGAACTTCCTTCCGTTTTAAGGCTGCACATTACcgatttttgagagggaaaaacaactcTGCATGTATGTCTTgacattatttattaatatgtcaTTCTAAACATTACATAA
This genomic window contains:
- the LOC125917753 gene encoding PHD finger protein 11-like; the encoded protein is MLLIGVFQVAEKMEKRTCALCPKDSEYSVLYIAKKETIAAHENCLLYSSALVECEDHDPSNDDRSFDVESVKKEIHRGRRLACAFCNKRGATVGCDIKACLKSYHFFCAKNAHAVLQTDRSRGIYKVFCQQHAALKDTHDGKSLSGISPSHYKQKTNRGYVSTDFSGLKRKRGRKKRLSTGVPVQPSETMTLNRFIQEMKEEDSRHTDAIRSSVKTDFLKKCKKVGLLDDLFEEILDKLHLIQERLMDETASESDYEEIGTSLFDSRLFEDTFVNFQTAIENKIDQCEERQKQLKEEIEGLQDLKKTLRSLQEDRELRSSSTSVSSGSSKDYYFLGQE